Proteins encoded within one genomic window of Empedobacter falsenii:
- the porL gene encoding type IX secretion system motor protein PorL/GldL, with product MAVQASKQERLTNFLYNFFAAVVIIGALCKITHTNLGPISANLILTIGLVAEAFVFFYSAFFDKPQGSYEWEKAYPELLNGEPVQRKTAAVATAGNNLTAELDKVLADAKLDKEVFERLRGSLDKFGSAVNELNTTTSAVASTEQYSNEIAKASTNISQLNAVYAEQIVNSQKQVELNKQFIEEMQKSSGSSEQFLKEMQELSANINALNKVYGGMLSAMKNN from the coding sequence ATGGCAGTACAAGCTTCAAAACAAGAACGTCTTACAAATTTTTTGTATAATTTCTTTGCCGCAGTAGTAATTATCGGGGCATTATGTAAAATTACTCACACGAATTTAGGACCAATATCAGCCAATTTAATCTTAACAATCGGATTAGTAGCTGAAGCATTCGTTTTCTTTTATTCAGCATTCTTCGATAAACCTCAAGGAAGCTATGAATGGGAAAAAGCTTATCCAGAATTATTAAATGGAGAGCCAGTACAAAGAAAAACTGCGGCTGTTGCAACTGCAGGAAACAATTTAACTGCTGAGTTAGACAAAGTATTAGCAGATGCAAAATTAGACAAAGAAGTTTTCGAAAGATTACGTGGTTCTTTAGATAAATTTGGTTCAGCTGTTAACGAATTAAACACAACAACATCAGCTGTTGCCTCAACAGAACAATATAGCAACGAAATTGCAAAAGCATCAACTAATATCAGCCAATTAAATGCTGTATATGCTGAGCAAATTGTAAATAGCCAAAAACAAGTAGAATTAAATAAACAATTTATCGAAGAAATGCAAAAATCTTCAGGTAGTTCAGAGCAATTCTTGAAAGAAATGCAAGAACTTTCTGCTAATATTAATGCATTAAACAAAGTATACGGAGGTATGCTTTCTGCAATGAAAAACAACTAA
- a CDS encoding ABC-F family ATP-binding cassette domain-containing protein produces the protein MLLVQNLGVYFAGRYLFENVSFRINKGNRVGLVGKNGAGKSTLLKILAKSQQSSEGEVVYEGDVTIGYLSQDIDFVQGRTVWQEADSAFEQLVEIQERIDFVNKELAERTDYESDEYGKLIEDISHLTERFGLLGGYTKDAEIEQILIGLGFKNSDFHRPTEEFSGGWRMRIELAKLLLQKHDVMLLDEPTNHLDIDSIVWLEDFLKDYPGAVVLVSHDRQFLDNVTNRTIEIANRHISDFKANYTRYLELREDRREKLEQAQKNQEQMIKHTEDLISKFRAKANKASMAQSLIKKLDKIERIEIENDDVTKMNIRFVDAVQPGKIIFELDDVGVAFGDHQVFDHVSFYVNRGEKVAFVGQNGQGKTTLSRAIINEQEHSGKIKHGHNVEIGYFAQNQAHVLNDKLTVLEEAENSATEETRKHVRDYLGAFMFGGDAVEKKVSVLSGGERNRLALCKLLLRPFNVLIMDEPTNHLDIVSKELLKKALQKYSGTLILVSHDREFLEGLVDKVFDFRNGQVKEYLSGIDDYLAQIKAGSFREVEKGNSLAARKEEKPIEVKIEQAKRVLSFEEEKEQKRLKNRLSRIETEISDLETKIADLENKLHAGSQTQQELDKYSNLKNDLDKKMLEWEEVSEQII, from the coding sequence ATGTTATTAGTACAAAATTTAGGAGTTTATTTTGCGGGTAGATATTTATTCGAAAACGTTTCGTTCCGCATCAACAAAGGAAACCGTGTTGGTTTGGTAGGGAAAAATGGAGCAGGAAAATCTACTTTGCTTAAAATTTTAGCCAAAAGTCAGCAATCTTCAGAAGGTGAAGTTGTTTACGAAGGCGACGTTACAATCGGATATTTATCGCAAGATATTGATTTTGTACAAGGAAGAACGGTTTGGCAAGAAGCGGATTCTGCTTTTGAGCAATTGGTTGAAATTCAAGAACGTATTGATTTTGTAAACAAAGAATTAGCTGAAAGAACAGATTACGAATCGGACGAATATGGAAAATTAATTGAAGATATTTCTCATTTAACAGAACGTTTCGGACTTTTAGGTGGTTACACAAAAGATGCTGAAATCGAACAAATTTTAATTGGTTTAGGATTCAAAAATTCAGATTTTCATCGCCCAACAGAAGAATTTTCTGGAGGTTGGAGAATGCGAATTGAATTGGCAAAACTATTGTTGCAAAAACATGATGTAATGCTTTTAGATGAGCCTACCAACCATTTGGATATCGATTCGATTGTTTGGTTAGAAGATTTCTTGAAAGATTATCCTGGAGCTGTTGTGTTGGTTTCGCACGACCGTCAATTTTTGGATAACGTAACTAATCGTACAATCGAAATTGCAAATCGCCACATTTCTGATTTTAAAGCGAATTATACGCGTTATTTAGAATTGCGTGAAGATCGTCGCGAAAAATTAGAGCAAGCACAGAAGAATCAAGAGCAAATGATTAAGCACACGGAAGATTTAATTTCAAAATTCCGTGCAAAAGCTAATAAAGCTTCGATGGCGCAATCATTAATCAAAAAATTAGATAAAATAGAACGCATCGAAATTGAAAATGATGATGTAACGAAAATGAATATCCGTTTTGTGGATGCTGTTCAGCCAGGTAAAATTATTTTCGAGTTAGATGATGTAGGTGTTGCTTTTGGTGATCATCAAGTTTTTGATCATGTTTCTTTTTATGTTAATCGAGGAGAAAAAGTAGCTTTTGTTGGTCAAAATGGTCAAGGAAAAACGACTTTATCGCGTGCGATTATCAACGAACAAGAGCATTCAGGCAAAATAAAACATGGACATAATGTAGAAATCGGATATTTTGCCCAAAATCAAGCACATGTTTTGAATGATAAATTAACGGTTTTAGAAGAAGCAGAAAATTCTGCAACAGAAGAAACACGTAAACATGTTCGCGATTATTTAGGTGCATTTATGTTTGGTGGTGATGCTGTTGAGAAAAAAGTTTCGGTTCTTTCGGGAGGTGAGCGAAATCGTTTGGCGTTGTGTAAATTATTGTTACGTCCATTCAATGTATTAATCATGGATGAGCCAACGAACCACTTGGATATTGTATCAAAAGAATTGTTGAAAAAAGCTTTACAAAAATATTCTGGAACTTTGATTTTAGTATCTCATGACCGTGAATTTTTAGAAGGTTTAGTAGATAAAGTGTTCGATTTCCGTAATGGTCAAGTGAAAGAATATCTTTCTGGAATTGATGATTATTTGGCGCAAATAAAAGCGGGAAGTTTCCGTGAAGTGGAGAAAGGAAATAGTTTGGCTGCACGAAAAGAAGAGAAACCGATTGAGGTTAAAATAGAACAAGCGAAAAGAGTTTTATCTTTTGAGGAAGAGAAAGAGCAAAAACGTCTTAAAAATAGATTGTCAAGAATAGAAACGGAGATTTCTGATTTAGAGACGAAGATTGCCGATTTAGAAAATAAGTTGCATGCAGGTTCGCAAACGCAACAAGAATTAGATAAATACTCGAATCTGAAAAATGATTTAGACAAAAAAATGTTAGAGTGGGAGGAGGTTTCTGAACAAATTATCTAA
- the porN gene encoding type IX secretion system ring subunit PorN/GldN, whose translation MKYLLFGLMSFFSTLTMAQNVLNAVSPEQLRKDRENKTRVDEAGDTVSTAQDPMKYGFIEDKDVLWSKVVWEVIDLNERLNQPYYRSGDELVQNSKSLYDVLVDGVRSKKIREVYDDEYFQTKMSYEQIMARNEKKDTQQYYYDMKAAGETPDEAAIFNYKIKSDDIKMVKTKGLWYIDRRLGELKYRLLGLAIMGPDAQSLGTEFADGAFVDLFWIWYPDARNVLVNATVFNPSNSNSAITYDEMLNARRFSSIIYKAQTMYGTKMIDDYIPNDAKGQLEEHHKIRNSIIQSEADMWNY comes from the coding sequence ATGAAGTATCTTTTGTTTGGTTTAATGAGTTTTTTCTCAACTCTTACAATGGCGCAAAATGTTCTTAACGCTGTTTCGCCTGAACAGTTAAGAAAAGACCGCGAAAATAAAACAAGAGTTGATGAAGCTGGAGATACAGTAAGTACGGCTCAAGATCCTATGAAATATGGTTTTATCGAAGATAAAGATGTTTTATGGTCGAAAGTTGTATGGGAAGTAATTGATTTGAATGAGCGTCTAAATCAACCTTATTATAGATCTGGTGATGAGTTAGTGCAAAATTCAAAATCATTATACGATGTATTGGTTGACGGAGTTCGTAGCAAAAAGATTAGAGAAGTTTACGACGATGAGTACTTTCAAACTAAAATGAGTTATGAGCAAATTATGGCTCGTAATGAGAAGAAAGATACACAACAGTATTACTACGATATGAAAGCTGCTGGAGAAACTCCTGACGAAGCTGCTATTTTTAATTATAAAATTAAATCTGACGATATCAAAATGGTAAAAACGAAAGGTCTTTGGTACATTGATCGTCGTTTAGGAGAATTAAAATATCGTTTATTAGGTTTAGCAATTATGGGACCTGATGCGCAGTCTTTAGGGACTGAGTTTGCTGACGGAGCTTTCGTAGATTTATTCTGGATTTGGTATCCAGATGCTCGTAATGTTTTGGTGAATGCAACGGTATTCAATCCAAGTAATTCAAATTCGGCAATTACATATGATGAGATGTTAAATGCACGTAGATTTAGTTCTATTATTTACAAAGCTCAAACAATGTATGGAACGAAAATGATTGATGATTACATTCCAAATGATGCGAAAGGTCAATTAGAAGAACATCACAAAATTAGAAATTCTATCATTCAGTCAGAAGCTGATATGTGGAATTACTAA
- the rho gene encoding transcription termination factor Rho, with protein sequence MFDIEELKSFKLPDLQQVAEQLKIDGYKKLKKGELLDAVLGFINNQPKVEEKAETKADAKPAKKDKAENLPTEEKKPKRKRVQNSEGEVQQKEAVVEEVKTEKVENTSTEKKEENNPRVNKFQERANKSQDLKKNNQNNQNQKKNNQSDNRNQNDQSQQNNHHNNQNQKNKYRAANYEFDGIIETEGVLEILPDNNYGFLRSSDFNYLSSPDDVYVSQSQIRLFGLKTGDTITGEVRPPKEGEKYFPLIKIKEINGRTPDYVRDRIAFEHLTPLFPNEKFNLSNSKSLSNRVIDLFTPIGKGQRGMIVAPPKTGKTTLLKDIANGIAQNHPEVYLIVLLIDERPEEVTDMKRSVNGEVIASTFDEEANRHVKVANIVLEKAKRMVECGHDVVILLDSITRLARAYNTVSPASGKVLSGGVDANALHKPKRFFGAARNIENGGSLTIIATALIDTGSKMDEVIFEEFKGTGNMELQLDRKISNKRIFPAIDLVSSSTRKDDLLLDDKTQQLMWVLRNHLSDMNPVEAMEFLHDRIKHTRSNEEFLISMNK encoded by the coding sequence ATGTTTGATATCGAAGAATTAAAATCATTCAAATTACCAGATTTACAACAAGTTGCAGAGCAACTGAAAATCGATGGGTATAAGAAATTAAAAAAAGGCGAATTGTTAGACGCTGTTTTAGGTTTTATCAACAACCAACCAAAGGTTGAAGAAAAAGCTGAAACTAAAGCTGATGCAAAACCTGCTAAAAAAGATAAAGCTGAAAATCTACCTACAGAAGAAAAGAAACCGAAACGCAAACGAGTTCAGAATTCGGAAGGAGAAGTTCAACAAAAAGAGGCTGTTGTAGAAGAAGTAAAAACTGAAAAAGTTGAAAATACTTCTACAGAAAAAAAAGAAGAAAATAATCCTCGCGTTAATAAATTTCAGGAACGTGCGAACAAAAGCCAAGATCTGAAAAAGAATAACCAAAATAATCAGAATCAGAAGAAAAATAATCAATCTGATAATCGTAATCAAAACGATCAATCTCAACAAAATAATCACCACAACAATCAAAATCAAAAAAATAAATATCGCGCTGCGAATTATGAATTTGATGGAATTATTGAAACTGAAGGTGTTTTAGAGATTTTACCAGATAATAATTATGGTTTTTTACGTTCATCTGATTTTAATTATTTGTCTTCGCCTGATGATGTGTATGTTTCTCAATCTCAAATTAGATTATTTGGATTAAAAACGGGAGATACAATTACAGGAGAAGTTCGTCCTCCAAAAGAAGGTGAAAAATATTTTCCTTTAATCAAAATCAAAGAAATCAACGGTCGTACGCCAGATTATGTACGTGATCGTATCGCTTTTGAGCATTTAACTCCACTTTTCCCTAACGAGAAATTCAATTTAAGTAATTCTAAATCTTTATCAAATCGCGTGATTGACTTATTTACACCAATCGGTAAAGGTCAACGTGGGATGATTGTGGCGCCACCAAAAACGGGTAAAACAACGTTATTGAAAGATATTGCGAATGGAATTGCACAAAATCATCCAGAAGTTTATTTGATTGTTTTATTAATCGATGAGCGTCCGGAAGAGGTAACAGATATGAAACGTTCGGTAAACGGAGAGGTTATTGCGTCGACGTTTGATGAAGAAGCAAATCGCCATGTAAAAGTTGCGAATATCGTTTTAGAGAAAGCAAAACGTATGGTAGAATGTGGACATGATGTGGTGATTCTTTTAGATTCTATTACGCGTTTAGCACGTGCTTATAATACTGTTTCGCCAGCTTCTGGTAAAGTATTGTCGGGTGGTGTTGATGCAAATGCGTTGCACAAACCAAAACGTTTCTTTGGAGCAGCTCGTAATATCGAAAATGGAGGTTCTTTAACAATTATTGCAACTGCATTGATTGATACAGGTTCTAAAATGGATGAAGTTATTTTTGAGGAATTTAAAGGAACAGGTAACATGGAATTACAATTGGATCGTAAGATTTCGAATAAACGTATTTTCCCTGCGATTGATTTAGTAAGTTCTTCTACGCGTAAAGATGATTTGTTATTAGACGACAAAACACAACAATTGATGTGGGTTCTTCGCAATCATTTATCGGATATGAATCCTGTAGAAGCGATGGAATTCTTACACGATCGTATCAAACATACGCGCTCTAACGAAGAGTTTTTAATCTCTATGAATAAGTAA
- a CDS encoding endonuclease/exonuclease/phosphatase family protein translates to MIEQVTLKPNEKPLDLLVYNVLQDNTKYQNLIELIKKRNPDIIFLLETNNEWMEQIKEATNDFENKIEVPLENTYGLLFYSKLPIKYQEINYLISTEIPSIIADIEYNNQIVRFYGLHPTPPVPQENEESAERDAEILIIGKQAKEYGKACIVFGDLNDVAWSRTTRLFLKTSQLLDPRRGRGMFNTFHAHHWFLRWPLDHYFLSSQFRLIDMIREPNIGSDHFPISIQVVLRSDDDSGEMKLDHEEKVEVEEKIEEGIEKGDAN, encoded by the coding sequence ATGATTGAACAAGTAACATTAAAACCAAATGAAAAACCGCTTGATTTACTTGTTTATAATGTTTTGCAAGACAATACGAAATATCAAAATTTGATTGAATTAATTAAGAAAAGAAATCCTGATATCATTTTTTTATTAGAAACGAACAACGAATGGATGGAACAAATAAAAGAAGCTACAAACGATTTTGAGAACAAAATAGAAGTTCCGTTAGAAAATACTTATGGATTATTGTTTTACTCTAAATTACCTATAAAATACCAAGAAATTAATTATTTAATCAGCACAGAAATCCCTTCAATTATTGCTGATATCGAATATAATAATCAAATTGTGCGTTTCTATGGTTTACATCCAACTCCGCCAGTTCCGCAAGAAAATGAAGAAAGTGCTGAACGCGATGCTGAGATTTTGATTATTGGAAAACAAGCGAAAGAATATGGAAAAGCGTGTATTGTTTTTGGAGATTTGAATGATGTTGCGTGGAGCAGAACAACACGTTTATTTTTGAAAACTTCGCAACTTTTAGATCCTCGTCGTGGTCGTGGAATGTTCAATACTTTTCATGCGCATCATTGGTTCTTACGTTGGCCTTTGGATCATTATTTTTTGAGTTCTCAATTTCGATTAATTGATATGATACGAGAACCAAATATTGGTTCGGATCATTTTCCTATTAGTATTCAAGTTGTTTTACGTAGTGATGATGATTCGGGAGAAATGAAATTGGACCATGAAGAGAAGGTTGAAGTTGAAGAAAAAATAGAGGAAGGAATTGAAAAAGGAGATGCGAATTAA
- a CDS encoding DNA-deoxyinosine glycosylase, which produces MHKQSFAAIISELPKTLILGSLPGDISLEVNQYYGHPRNRFWKMMFEIFETEFSEDYEIRKQLILQNKFALWDVAHSADRKGSMDVDMKNVLPNQIDELLNEYPTIDKIIFNGKKSEQLFWKYFDEKTSIEYISLPSTSPANAQFSYERLLKIWKNAII; this is translated from the coding sequence ATGCATAAACAATCATTTGCTGCAATTATATCAGAACTACCAAAAACATTAATTCTTGGCTCTTTACCTGGTGATATATCGTTAGAAGTTAATCAATATTATGGACATCCGCGTAATCGATTTTGGAAAATGATGTTTGAGATTTTTGAGACAGAATTTTCAGAAGATTATGAAATAAGAAAACAACTTATTTTACAGAATAAGTTTGCGCTTTGGGATGTTGCACATTCTGCTGACAGAAAGGGAAGCATGGATGTGGATATGAAAAATGTTTTGCCAAATCAGATTGATGAATTGTTGAATGAATATCCTACAATTGATAAAATAATTTTCAATGGAAAGAAATCAGAACAATTATTTTGGAAATATTTTGATGAAAAAACATCTATTGAGTATATTTCTTTGCCAAGCACAAGTCCTGCAAATGCTCAATTTTCTTATGAACGATTGCTTAAAATCTGGAAAAATGCAATTATTTAA
- the porM gene encoding type IX secretion system motor protein PorM/GldM, producing the protein MAGGGRLTGRQKMINLMYLVFIAMMALNVDREVLRSFETINTSLESTTTLTKTNNDTFYGQIDLKAKDDPTYAKTQAEAAEVKKQTNDFVAYIDGLKKELAGADFVSGAEDTDYNALSNTEPVVSLFFKGKGGDKGNEKAQEFTNKIDGFRNFLMTFAKQSPDAKNAEARINEFFGTTPKSKKQSWMQERFYDQPMVASLTNLSKMQMDARTEEGNLVRALLSGKLEEKIELDAFQGLFLSPGVVKVGDEAVLNVVLGAYDNSIKGSVSTSVGSAAVVDGKASIKLNTSAVGMHQLTGNITYVSNGKTKTVNIAPSTYQVVAQTLDKKAAEIIEKDPTGGSIVADNLRVVYRGVTNPISATINGANGPVSLSASSGSPSGAGANKWNYTPGGGNEVVFTASARASSGKTLSVRETFRIKPVPPARGVILGNTSPAIPDNGIAAQTIRVDWPDFLFPISGEVTSFNVKVPGQATARVSGNKMSGAAGVISKAKKGDIIGVFDIKYRTNSGATGEASSIAIQVQ; encoded by the coding sequence ATGGCAGGAGGTGGTAGACTAACCGGACGTCAGAAGATGATCAACCTGATGTATCTCGTGTTCATTGCAATGATGGCTTTGAACGTGGATCGTGAGGTGTTGAGATCTTTCGAAACGATAAATACTTCTTTAGAGTCAACAACGACTTTAACGAAAACAAATAACGATACCTTCTATGGTCAAATTGATCTAAAAGCGAAGGATGATCCAACTTATGCAAAAACTCAAGCTGAGGCTGCAGAAGTTAAAAAGCAAACAAATGATTTTGTTGCTTATATCGATGGATTGAAAAAAGAATTAGCTGGTGCAGATTTTGTTTCTGGAGCAGAAGATACAGATTACAATGCATTGTCTAATACGGAGCCTGTTGTTTCTTTATTTTTTAAAGGAAAAGGAGGTGACAAAGGAAATGAGAAAGCACAAGAGTTTACAAACAAAATTGATGGTTTCAGAAATTTCTTAATGACTTTCGCTAAGCAAAGTCCTGATGCTAAAAATGCTGAAGCTCGTATCAACGAATTTTTTGGAACAACTCCAAAATCGAAGAAACAAAGTTGGATGCAAGAGAGATTCTATGATCAACCAATGGTTGCATCATTAACGAATTTATCTAAAATGCAAATGGATGCACGTACAGAAGAAGGTAACTTAGTAAGAGCACTATTATCTGGTAAATTAGAAGAAAAAATCGAGTTGGATGCTTTCCAAGGTTTATTCTTATCGCCAGGTGTTGTAAAAGTAGGTGACGAAGCTGTTCTTAATGTAGTTTTAGGAGCTTACGATAATTCAATCAAAGGTTCTGTTTCTACAAGTGTTGGTTCTGCTGCTGTTGTTGATGGTAAAGCATCTATTAAGTTGAATACATCTGCAGTTGGTATGCATCAATTAACAGGTAACATTACTTATGTGTCGAATGGAAAAACTAAAACGGTTAATATTGCACCTTCAACTTATCAAGTTGTAGCTCAAACATTAGATAAAAAAGCTGCAGAAATTATTGAAAAAGATCCAACAGGAGGTTCTATTGTTGCAGATAATTTACGTGTAGTTTACCGTGGAGTAACTAACCCAATTTCAGCTACAATCAACGGAGCAAATGGACCTGTTAGTTTAAGCGCTTCTTCTGGAAGTCCTTCTGGAGCGGGTGCTAACAAATGGAATTATACACCTGGAGGAGGAAACGAAGTGGTGTTTACGGCATCTGCAAGAGCAAGTTCTGGTAAAACATTATCAGTTCGCGAAACATTCCGTATCAAACCAGTTCCACCAGCACGTGGTGTAATTTTAGGAAATACAAGTCCAGCTATTCCAGATAATGGAATTGCAGCACAAACAATTCGTGTAGATTGGCCAGATTTCTTATTCCCAATTTCGGGAGAAGTAACATCTTTCAATGTTAAAGTTCCTGGTCAGGCAACGGCTCGTGTTTCTGGAAATAAAATGTCAGGAGCGGCTGGAGTTATTTCGAAAGCGAAAAAAGGTGATATTATTGGTGTTTTCGATATTAAATATCGTACAAATTCAGGAGCAACTGGAGAAGCATCATCTATCGCAATTCAAGTACAATAA
- a CDS encoding DUF4293 domain-containing protein yields MIQRKQSIYLFLSGIISSIFAMNFDKLFDIPLNWLQNPEKGDYIFSLAFFSSALISFLTIMFFKKRKLQISLGWLNIILNVLLIGSFVYCLLTLPGEGNSEKGIWALVPLASIVLLSIANRLIKKDDDLVKSIDRFR; encoded by the coding sequence ATGATTCAAAGAAAGCAAAGTATATATTTATTCTTAAGTGGAATAATTTCGAGTATATTCGCCATGAATTTTGATAAGCTGTTTGATATTCCATTAAATTGGTTACAAAATCCGGAGAAAGGAGATTACATTTTTTCGTTAGCCTTTTTCTCATCAGCTTTAATTTCATTTTTAACCATTATGTTTTTCAAAAAACGTAAGTTACAAATTAGCTTAGGATGGTTAAACATTATTTTGAATGTTTTATTAATTGGTTCTTTTGTATATTGTCTATTAACATTACCTGGAGAAGGAAATTCTGAGAAAGGTATTTGGGCATTAGTTCCTTTAGCTTCGATTGTGCTTCTGTCAATTGCCAATCGTTTGATTAAGAAGGATGATGATCTTGTAAAATCAATAGACCGTTTCAGATAG
- a CDS encoding NAD(P)/FAD-dependent oxidoreductase, which translates to MKKVEYIIVGQGVAGSCMAMKLLKENKSFVVIDNHFHKASAIAAGIFNPVVLKRFSIVWNATKQIERLREVFGYFEQLLNKKYIYNFPVYRIFNDEQEKKTWLKKATTHPDLIDYLATDTEQLNDFSSINSPIGSGEVLHTGRVDLTNLLADFKDYLVENDAFLDETFDFNELKLEDNQTSYKKIEATKIIFAEGYNILNNPYFKNLPIIGVKGEVLRIKTEANLPEAVVKGKEFLMPLENNQYFVGATYDRDYVNYKNTEDAKQYLVEGVQNFFKDDFEVVEQHASIRPTVVDRRPIIGVHPTHQQLICLNGMGTRGTMLAPVMVDDLYDFLENNQPIDKEANIARFYDRF; encoded by the coding sequence TTGAAAAAAGTAGAATATATCATCGTTGGTCAAGGTGTTGCAGGGAGTTGTATGGCGATGAAATTGTTGAAAGAAAATAAATCTTTTGTGGTAATTGATAATCATTTTCACAAAGCATCGGCGATTGCTGCTGGAATTTTTAATCCTGTTGTGCTAAAACGATTTTCAATTGTTTGGAATGCAACAAAACAAATCGAAAGATTACGAGAGGTTTTTGGTTATTTTGAACAATTGTTAAACAAAAAATATATCTACAATTTTCCAGTTTATAGAATTTTTAATGACGAACAAGAGAAAAAAACGTGGTTGAAAAAAGCGACAACTCATCCAGATTTGATTGATTATTTAGCAACAGATACAGAACAACTGAATGATTTTTCCTCAATCAATTCTCCGATTGGTTCTGGTGAAGTTTTGCACACAGGTCGTGTTGATTTGACAAATCTTCTAGCTGATTTTAAAGATTATTTAGTCGAAAATGATGCTTTTTTAGATGAAACTTTTGATTTTAATGAATTAAAATTAGAGGATAATCAAACGAGCTATAAAAAAATCGAAGCAACTAAAATAATTTTTGCCGAAGGTTATAATATTTTGAACAATCCTTATTTCAAAAATTTACCTATAATTGGTGTAAAAGGTGAAGTGTTGAGAATTAAAACAGAAGCTAATTTACCTGAAGCAGTTGTGAAAGGAAAAGAATTTTTGATGCCTTTAGAAAATAATCAATATTTTGTAGGCGCAACTTACGATCGCGATTATGTGAATTATAAAAATACTGAGGATGCAAAACAATATTTGGTTGAAGGTGTTCAGAATTTTTTTAAAGATGATTTTGAAGTTGTGGAACAACATGCGTCAATTCGTCCAACGGTTGTCGATCGTCGTCCGATTATTGGAGTGCATCCTACGCATCAACAATTGATTTGTTTGAATGGAATGGGAACGCGCGGAACAATGTTGGCCCCTGTGATGGTGGATGATTTGTACGATTTTTTAGAAAATAATCAACCTATTGATAAAGAAGCGAATATTGCACGTTTCTATGATCGATTTTAA